ACATCAGCCACCACGTCTATTTCCTTGCTTTCGCTGTCCCCGCAAAGCAGGTAAATTTTCGCTTTGGTTTTTGGCGCGCTTTCCATCATCTTGTAAATATCTTCTGAGAACCAGAACGAAGGGGAGAAGACACCTGCTTTTCCGAATACCGAAGGGTATTTCAACACGGCGTAAAACGAAACCAATCCGCCCAGCGAACTGCCGAAAATGGTGGTATGCTTCGCAGAAGTTTTCGTCCGATAGGTTTTATCCACATACGGCTTCAAAGTGGTCACGATAAAGTCCAGGTAGGCATCCGCATTTCCGCCGCCATATTTCTCGTTTTTGAACGGCGTCAGTTCATCAATACGTTTGTCATTCCCATGCTCAATTCCGATGACAATCACATTGGCATTCAGCCTGTCGAGTGTTTCGTCGACTTCCCATTCCCCCGCAAAGGCCGTTTTTTTGTCAAACAGGTTTTGTGCGTCGTGCATGTACATTACCTGGTACCTCTTTTTTGGATTGTCGGCATATGATTTAGGCAGGTAGACCCAGATTTTCTTTGCGACATGCAGTTGCGGCGCGTCAATACTAAACGAAGAGACCTGTTTTGACGCGGTGCTCTGCTGCGCCCTGACGCTTACGGCGAGGAAAAAAAGGGTGGCGACAGTTAAGATTATTTTCAGCATGGGTCAGCGGATTTATGGTGGATGATGTGGGTAACAGCGTGTAAAGATACCAAATAATCGATACGGGCAGGGATGTGGACAAGTGTCGAATTACCGCTTATGAAGAAATCGATGCAGTTCAGGCAAAGGGTC
The nucleotide sequence above comes from Flavobacterium magnum. Encoded proteins:
- a CDS encoding alpha/beta hydrolase; protein product: MLKIILTVATLFFLAVSVRAQQSTASKQVSSFSIDAPQLHVAKKIWVYLPKSYADNPKKRYQVMYMHDAQNLFDKKTAFAGEWEVDETLDRLNANVIVIGIEHGNDKRIDELTPFKNEKYGGGNADAYLDFIVTTLKPYVDKTYRTKTSAKHTTIFGSSLGGLVSFYAVLKYPSVFGKAGVFSPSFWFSEDIYKMMESAPKTKAKIYLLCGDSESKEIDVVADVNKMHRLLDENRCYCLHLTEKVIVRGGEHNEKLWREHFEKAYLWLN